AATATGCTGGCCCAGGGACTACCAGCGGCTTCGAAGATTTCACCGCTCGTGAACAAGAAGTCCAAGACAAGATGGCATTTCGGGATCAGATCCCGCTCCTACCCGCTCGATGTCATGGGCGAAATCTACATCGCTCTCAAGAATCTTGGTGCCGAATGGGCCAAGCCCTCAGAGGAAGACCTCTGGACCATTAGAGTCAGGTGGAAATACGAAGTCGCTCAGAATAAAAACAACGAAAAAATTCCAGATCtcatgaagatgatcattcagcttttccagaTCGAAACCAACAACTACCTTGTGGATTTCAAGTTCGATGGCTGGGAAAGCAGCTACGGTGAAGTTTCGGCGAATGTAAACCTCTCGGAGGACGAAATGAGCACTTTCTCCGCCTACCCCTTCCTGCACCTAACGACTAGGCTCATCATGGAGCTTGCAGTTAACAGCCAAGGAGGCTAGCACCGCGAAAGTACATTTGGAGCCTTTATATTGCATGTATTCTATGTATTACTGTTTGTTACCCTCCCAGCCAGGGCCAGGTTTTGGTGATTTTGCCATTTTGGGTAAAATAAAAACAATAAGGTCAAAGGTAAGAGTTAACAACTATTGAACTAATCACAAAATATGACTGTTTAATACCACTCAGGTGGCTAGATGAGTGTGCAAGAGCGAGATCCAGTCCAGAATATAATGTCTTCCGTTGCCCGACCAGTAGGGACTTCTTCGAACGAATATCATGGATGTGAACAGACGCCTTCACCAAAGGCTAGTAGGTCTCCATCTTCATTAGAATTACTGCAACAAGAGCTGAGAACTGAGCGACTGACAGCAATATGTGAACTAAATACCGAGAACAAGACactgcagcagatcaaccGACTGCTGAATAGATCACGAAGAATAATAATGCTGACAGGGGCCGGCATCTCGTGCAATGCGGGGATTCCTGACTTTAGATCATCATCCGGGTTGTACGATTTAGTAAAAAAGCAGTTTCCTGAACTTCCGCTCATGTCTGGACAGGAGATGTTTGATATCTCATTGTTTCGAGAtgaattgaagatatcagCCTTTGCGACCTTCATGGAAAGGCTGTATTCCAGTGTGCAAATGGCACGTCCTACTAAAACACATAAATTCATCGCGCATCTCAAGGATAGGAACAAGTTATTGAGATGCTATACACAGAATATTGACGGCTTGGAAGAGGATCTGGGTTTGGCGATGTCCAAGAGTGACAAAGACGGCATAGCGATAGCGGGTTTCAATTCTCGTTGGAAAAATTATGACGTCGTTCAATTGCACGGAGATTTAAAATCTCTGGCGTGTACAAGATGCTTTCACGTCTTCGAGTGGAGCAGGTATTGGTGCCGTTCTTTCAGAAGAGGTGAGCTTCCTACATGTCCAACCTGCGAGGAAGAAAGTTTCAAAAGAGTGCAGCAGGGAAAGAGGCAGAGCGGCGTCGTAGGATTCCTGAGACCGAACGTCGTGCTCTATGGTGAAAACCATCCAGGGTGTGAGTTCATAGCGCAGGGCCTCAACCTAGACGTACAAAGGGGGAGACCAGATTTCTTCATTGTTATGGGAACCAGCCTGAGAGTAGATGGTGTGAAAAGACTAGTGAGACAAATCAGCAGGCAAGTACATGAGCGTGGTGGTATTGTAATTTTAATAAACAAGACGACGATCGGCGACTCCTCATGGAATGGAGTTATAGATTACCAAATCCTATGCGATTGTGACGACTGGGTCACATACCTGGAGGCACAAATCcctgatttcttcaataccCAGAAACAGGTAGATAAACTAAGGCAACTGAAAAGGGAAGCCAGCGACCTAAGAAAGAAAGCCCTTGAAGAGCAAAAGAACTATGGACTACTGGCATCAATGAAGACTCCACCGGCAACACCCGTCAAGGTGAATTCATCCCAAGACATAAAGGCTGAGGAAAACCTCGAAAACGTTAAAAAACGGATTCTCACTTCTACAAAGTCTCCAGCCAAGAAACACAAGAAATGTTAGCATGTTACGATAACCACGTTTCGGTCTTTAGGCCAAGCAAATGAATGATACAGACCAGCAGTTAAGTCTATAAGGACGATATTTTAGCTTCTATCATGATATAGTCATTAGCTCTTAAGCTTCTTCACCTCGCGATGGTTCGAAACTCGGCATCAGTaagagctcatcgcaacTGGCGAAATAGCGATAATTGATACATAGAGCATCGATCTGCCCTTCGATGAACCGTGTGGAGGCTCAGAAGTTCAGGGATAAGCAGATTTCCCAGAAATATAACCTCATACACTTGCTGCCGACGCTAAATGTACCAGAATTATCGGGACTGTACTTGAAGAGCTTCCTTACTGCCACGAAGCGTTACCAGTTACAACTACCGTCTCTTATTGGAGAATCAGAGGCTAAGTTCTGTGGATCATGCGGCTGTGTGAGAATACCCCAGCGTAATTCCCGATTATCAGTCATCGAGGAAGTAGAAGCCAATGTgccatcaagaaagcttcaataCACATGCCTTCATTGCAAACATGCGGCTACGTTCCCGCTTGTAGAGCTCTCGAAGGAATCTGTTCCAGATCAGGAACCAACCAGTGAGAAGTTTACAGCAACTTGGCCACGACGGGAGAAAGTAGCAGGcaaagttgagaagaatagCTCAAAGATAAGagccaagaagaggaaaatgaaCTCTTTATCTAGTCTTctctccaagaagaatgaagagAGGGAGAAACGCagttcatcatcattaAGCTTAGAGAGTTTCATGCAACGGAAATAAACATCTGTACATGTCTGGTAGTTCTGTGTAGTATGTAAGGTAAGTCAAGAATATTGTTTCGTGCTCAATCGCAGTTTAGGACATTCGTCAAGCTGTCGATggcttttgaagattcctTACTCAGTGAAGGAATGCTGTTCGCGGTACTCAGTTGGCTGTTCACCGATAGGTTAGAGCCGCTCTTCTTCATGCTTGGTCTTCCGGCCTTGAGATTATCATCCGAATGTATTGATCCGGACATAGAACCTCTCGTTACCCTAGGAGAGCCGCGAGCAATGGCTTCCGGTTTAGCGGATGTATTAGTGGGAGTCTTGGAATCTTCTGGTATGCCCGCCTCAGATTCAAATTCTATCTTTCGAACGCACAAATTAGTCCACATTCTTCTGCGGTATCCACCTCTCGTACCGTCGATATTGAGATCATAGACCCATTTGGTGCCCAGGTCAACGTCAATATATTCGACAAATCCATCTTCAAGCCATTCGGTCGGATCCAAGTCCAATGCCCAATTCGTGCCGTCGAGCCAGTCCCAGTCAACAGGCGGCTTTACCTCGTCCAAGGATTGTGCACAATGGTCTTCGATCTTTTCCTGACTTAACCGCAATTTTGAAAACAGAGTAAAATCATCACTTGAGTACCCGACAGGCACCCATTCCTTGCATTGCTTAAAGCTCTGTATTTCATATACCGCTACCACGCGATGCTCCCTGGCTTCCATGTAACGTAATTGTTCATTAACAAGTTTCTCGTATCTATTCGTTAGCGCCAGTAAATTCAGCCGTGTCTCTTCTGAATATACTGTTGAGAAGAATCTCTCTCGATTATGCGGGTGCATAAGTATTGCGAAGGACCAGCCCAGAAGCAACAAGGTCGCCTTGATGGGCATGAATCTAGCGAAAAAGTCCATGAAGAGGGCATTCACCAGGCCGACCAACAATAGCAGAACGAACGCCACAGATgagatcttttcatccGTAAAGAAGGCAAACTTCGCTAGGAAAGCATTCAGGAAGTCGTAGGTTTTCACATATAACAAAAGGCGGTTCTGGAGATCGGTCAAATTCAGGATGAACTCCTGGCTCAATTCCGGCACCGGCTTGGGGACTTCAGCCTTTCTCAGTGGAGGACCTTCCGCTGGCCGCATATTCGTATCCAGAAATGGCGACCCGTTCGGCTTGTGGATATAGAGGAACTGAGGAACCATTACGCCGAACAGCAGGTAAAAGATCGGAATGGACGTTATCGTTGGGATCGGTTTCAACACCACGTAGCTGTAAATCAAGATAATTGAGATCGTGTACGCCGGATTAGACCACCCGAATATCTTGTTCACCTCGTCTACCATTGTGAAAGGCAAACTGAGCCGTGAGTTCATCAGCACAAAGTTTCGGCTCATAATCTGCACTGACAGGTTTGGTCTTTCCCTGGCTGCTGCTATTCTTGTCTCAAGGCTTTCCATGCCCATTTCAGTGGTTGGTGGTAGCGCCATCTTCATgatcttctcgatcaaGGTGTCAGtcatcagcttctgaaCGCTTGAACCTGAGCCTGCAACGGCTCCCGGGATGCCTGCTTCAACATTATTGCCCTTCCCAGACTGTTCCTTACCAGAGCCACGTTTCTCTGGCATTACCGATGACCCACTAACCTTCTGCCCTTCATGCCAGAAGAAACTGGTTACTGATTCCATCTTCCGAACCAAACCACTGGCAGTGACTCCGCTAAGTATTTCCTATGAAACTGAGTAAGTGTTCTCTTAGGACTAGTCGCTAGATGGTTGTTCTTAGCTGAGACCATCACCTATATAAATTAGAACAAGCTGTTCGGCAAAAGGAGGCTTACGGTGAAACATTTCATTTCATGAGATGGTGTATCATTGGTGGGTTCAGGTGGCTCCTGGTAAGATGCTGAAGTTATGGTGACGGCCAGAGATCGAATAGTTGAGATTCCAGAATCGCCATCAGACTTTATTAGCGATATCTCGCTGCTGGGCGAACAGTTGGCAGTTAGTTGCTGGGACGGGTCCCTGTCCATATACGATTATGACACTAAGGAACAGAAGGTGGCTCTGAATACCCGGTTGCAACACCAATTCCCGCTGCTGAGCTGCTGCTATGTTGCTGGAGGCCACGGAAGACAGATATATGTGGGTAGCGTGCAAGGCGAAGTTCTGGAGGCCGATTTTGAGCTTGAGCGGTTTATTCCAGTGAGCAAGAATGTTGCAGAGTTAGGAGTTTCGTCCATGTGTTCGTTCCGGGAGCAACTTCTGTGTGGGTCCTGGGATGGCTCTTTGCAGGTGGTCAATTGCGCAGAAAACAGCGTCGATCTTCACTGGAAGTTGAGTGATCGGTCGAAGATCCTGGCAATGGACTTGAATGAAGACAGGCTGATAGTAGCTACCACCGGGAACAAGGTGCGATGGTTTCCGCTGCCGTTGCAGCCCAGCGATGGGACCGAGGTTGAATCTGGACTGAAATATCAGGCAAGAAAAATCAGACTAACGCCTGCAGGCGACGGGTATGTCACAAGTTCGCTCGATGGGCGGGTGGCCGTGGAGTATTTTGACGATGAGTCTCGAAAATTCGCCTTTAGGTGCCACAGGATGAATCTGGTCGATACAAATATGGTGTTCCCTGTTAACGCGCTGAGCTTTCGTCCTGGAACAGAAATACTCTACACTGGGGGTTCCGATGGTTGTGTTTCTTGCTGGAACCTGCACACCCggaagaagctggagcagCTGCCAAAATTTAACGAGAACAGTGTCGTTAGAATGGAGTGCAATGACAAGGTACTCTGTGTGGCCACCTCAGACGATTCCTTCAAGACAAGCGCAaccaaagatgaaaaatttaaTTTACAATCGAGTAGAATCTATTTAGTTTTCCTGTGAGTATGATCTATCAATGGTGCAGTGCCTTCCCTCAGCGCTTGACTCGCTTTACCTTCTTGTTGTCATTTTCCGGGAGCTTCCTTTTAGTGATGCTATCTAGTAGCTTTGCATCGGGTATCACTTTGTAGTTATGCTCCAGCGACTTGACGCAGTTCTGCAGCGATATTACTTCACTTTGCAGAACCTTTTCAGCCATTCTTTGCCGCAGGGAATCGATATCTGAGATAGCATAATGGTCCGGTGAGATTTCCCGAAATGCATGGCTTGGGTACTCTCTCAGACGAGCTTCGATGACACACTCGCTCAGTTTAGCGCAGCTTTTTGTAATCCTTCCGCTCTCTACCAACTGCAGGCACTTCTTAGCAATTCGCAAGAGCATTCTTTCCATCCCTTCGACGTCCAGCGATTTCACATCTGGCGTCTGTGTTAGAACGCATATGATCTGTAGAAAGACCACACATTCTGGTACAATCTGGCCATCAGAGTAACAATCGTACGCACCCAGCACAACTTCCTCGCCTTCAAACGCATCAGCTATCAGGCTGCTAGCCTTTATGAAATCTATGATCCGCGTGAGCTCCGCCATATCTATTCGGTATTCCTCCTGCAGTACTTTCAGCACTGTTTCCATTGGCAGTTCTCCAAAATCGAACTTCGAACCGCCCCATTCCACGTAGCCATACcttctcagcagctctgCGTTGGGATGATCCCCATAGATGTTGTACAACTGCTCGCCCGCGGAAATCCGTTTCGTCGCACACATCTTTAGCGACTTTACGTCGTAGATCAAATTGGCGTTACACTTACGGGTATCCGCATTCAAAGTATCCGCCAACGGAATCATAGACTTCATGTACCCATCGCTGGCTATGTTGGTGGTCCCCTCAGTATCCTGGTCTTTGGCGTCTACCACCTGAACGTCAAACGAGTGCGACATGATAACGCTTGCCACGTAAACAAAATCAGACCATGAAACACTGCCTAGTTCGTCACTCACAGACGGGCCAAATTCCTTGATATAGTTCACCACCCTCTGGTACATCTGTCTGGCTTCCTCAACCCCGACCCTCTGCACTATAAGTGAAGGCTTCAACCCTTTCAACTGTTCATCGCTCCAGTACATCAGCGAATTGATCTCGTCAGGCCTGGGCAGCACCTGGAAATACGCCCACCAAACACTGCCCTCTCTCACAACCTTCATCTCGTACAGCATGCACACCACTAGCCCTTCCCAATGACCAATCTCATTCAGCAGCCTGCTTTTCAGCTCCGGAAACCTGCAGGCAAGCCGTGAAGTAGACACATTGAAGATCGCAGACCTAGGAATCTCAAAAAGTACCTCCTGCCTGTCAATGGCTTGCCTGGCGATCACACAGCGGCCTTGATTAGCATGTCTCAAATCTGCGATCGCGATCTTGGCCGACATTCGCACCTGCGCAACCTCCTTCAACCACAAGCCAAACGCATCTGTGGCCTGCCCATACCCATCCATCCCCGGCAAGACACTCCCGACAGCCTCAGATAGCTCAATTGaacctcttcttggccCAAAACTTAGCGTATTATCCTTGATCTGCCGCGATGAGCTTTcaataatttttcatcaaatCATCCTGCACGAACGTGGAACTTTCCAGAATATGAAGGGTTAAAGACAAGATATAGGATATATAAGAGGCATAGAGTTGGACCTTTAAGAGGCCAAAGATCGGTTTGACGAGGCCTACAGGGGTAGAATGTCAAGCGCTGAAGAGTTTAAACAGCAGGGAAACGCTGCTTTTGTTGCTAAGGACTATGCGAAGGCCGTGGAGCTCTTCGGAAAGGCTATCGAGGCTTCCGAACAAGCAAATCATGTGTTGTATTCTAACAGATCTGCGTGTTACTCgtcgttgaagaagtttaaGGAAGCGTTGGAAGACGCTGAGGAGTGTGTCAAAATCAGTCCCAGCTGGGCTAAAGGCTACAACCGTGTGGGTGCAGCGCAGTTTGGATTAGGGAAGTTGGAAGATGCAGAGAAAGCTTACAAGAAAGCTTTGGAACTAGACAGTAGCAATAAAGCAGCGAAGGATGGATTGGAACAGGTGCAGAAGAGCCAGCAGTCCAGACAGCAGATGCCCGACTTGGGTCTGGGACAGATGTTCAACGATCCGAATttgatcgagaaattgaagaacaacCCAAAGACAGCGGAGCTGATGAAAGATCCTCAGTTGGTAGCAAAGCTGGCACAATACAGAACGAACCCACAGGCCATCAGCCAGGACCTGTTCAGTGATACGCGATTGATGACCATCATGGCGGCTTTGATGGGGATCGATTTGAATATGGGAGCGGCTAGCGATGCGCAATCTGCTCCAGAAGCACCAATGAACACTGCTGCTGAGCCAGCGGAGACCACATCCTCAAGCGAACCAGaaagcaagaaggaagagccagagaagaaggagacTGAACCAGAGGCCATGGAAGTGGACGAAAACGGATCCCAACTGGCTGCAGAAGAGGAGAAGGCAGAAGGTAACAAGCTATACAAGGCTCGTAAGTTCGATCAGGCAATCGAGCACTATAGCAAAGCCTGGGAACTGCACAAGGACATCACTTACCTAAACAACCGTGCGGCTGCAGAGTACGAAAAGGGTGAATATGAAACTGCCGTCGAAACTTTGACCAAGGCTGTTGAAGAGGGTAGGGAATTGAGAGCCGATTACAAGATCATTGCAAAATCATTCGCTCGTATTGGTAATGCTTACCACAAGTTGGgagacttgaagaagtcgatTGAATTCTATCAGAAATCATTAACTGAACACAGAAACGCAGATGTTCTAAACAAGCTGAGAAACGCAgagaaggagttgaagaagcaagaGGCAGAGAAATATATTGATCCTGAGAAGGCTGAAGAGGCTCGTTTGCAAGGTAAGGAATACTTCTCTAATGCCGATTGGCCAAACGCAGTTAAAGCATATACTGAAATGATCAAGAGAGCACCAGAGGACGCCAGAGGTTACTCGAACAGAGCTGCAGCTTTGGCCAAATTAATGTCTTTCCCAGAGGCCATTACAGACTGCGACAGAGCCATCGAGAAAGATCCAAACTTCATCAGGGCTTACATTAGAAAGGCAAGCGCCCAAATAGCTGTCAAAGAATTTGCAGCTGCTATAGAGACATTAAATGCGGCTCGCTCAAAGGACAGTGAAGTGAACAACGGCGCAAACGCTAGAGAAATCgatcagctcttcatcaaagctAACAGCCAGAGATTTCAACCCGGGGACGCCAATGAAACGCCAGAGCAGACATACCAAAGAGCCATGAAAGATCCTGAAGTTGCTGCCATTATGCAAGACCCAGTTATGCAAAGCATACTTCAACAAGCTCAGCAAAACCCAGCAGCTCTGCAAGAGCACATGCAAAACCCAGAAGTCTTTAGAAAGATTCAAACTTTGATCGCTGCCGGTATCATTCGTACGGGCCCACGCTGAACGTGTTTCTTCTATCTCCTAGTATAATAATTTGATCCTGTTTTTATGTTGTATACGAATGGAATGCCCACTAATATTATCATCCTTAGGCTTGCTCCTATTTAATTATTGTGACTTTCTGCAGGAGGCGGTTCCCGTGCGGATGCACTATTCCCATTCCCGAGCTGGCGGCTATATTTACAGGTCTTTTTTCACATACGTAAAGCTATATAGGGAAAGGTCGAATCATTTTTCGggctcttcatcaagaagctcgCCCTCTTGGTGATTAGGCTCGACCTCAAGCTGATCTCCTTTAACATCTACCGTTACAGTTTCACCATTTCTAATTTGACCTTTTAACAAGTAAGTTGCCATAGGATTTAGGATACTTCTGTGAATCAACCTGTTTAAGGGTCTTGCACCATACAATGGATCATAGCCACGGTCAGTCAACCAATTCTTGGCCTCATCTGATAGTTTTATTGTCATTCTCTTTTCATTTAACCTctcttgaatttctccaaTTCTAATATCGACTATCGACCTCAGAACGTCCTTTGATAATCTGTTGAATACAACAATATCATCGATCCGATTTATGAATTCCGGTGGATACATCCTCTTCATGGCATCTATTACTTCTTGCTTCGTATTGGCACTCACTTTACCGCTTTCAGCGACATCCTTGTCAGCCAGTAGAATGTCTTGGCCTACATTGGAAGTCATGACGATAATCGTATTACGGAAGTCCACCGGATGACCCGTAGAATCCGTAAGCTTACCTTCATCCAAAACTTGTAGCAGGATTTTACAGACATCAGGGTGAGCCTTctcgaactcatcaaaTAAAACCACTGCATATGGCTTTCTTCTAACAGCCTCCGTTAATTGACCACCTGATTCACTCATAACGTACCCTGGAGGAGCACCTATTAGACGTGACACTGTATGCTTCTCCTGAAACTCAGACATATCAAACCTAATAACATTTGATTCATTATCAAACAAAAATTCAGCCAGCGCTTTGGTCAATTCAGTTTTACCGGTACCTGTTGGACCAAGAAACATAAAGCTTGCAATAGGCCTCTTTTCGCTTGTTAATCCTGCCCTTTGTAGCCTAACAGCATCTGATATAACAGAAATAGCTTCATCCTGGCCCACAACCCTTTCCTTAAGCGAATCTTCCATGTAGAGCAGTCTATCCTTATCACCTTTCATGACTGTCTCCGTTGGAATACCTGTCATTTTGGCGACCACTTTGGATATATCATCTGAAGTCACTGAATCATGCAACAGATTGATTTGCTGGTTATCATTCTTTCTCTCGCTTAAAGC
Above is a genomic segment from Torulaspora globosa chromosome 1, complete sequence containing:
- the HST3 gene encoding NAD-dependent histone deacetylase HST3 (ancestral locus Anc_5.612); this translates as MSVQERDPVQNIMSSVARPVGTSSNEYHGCEQTPSPKASRSPSSLELLQQELRTERLTAICELNTENKTLQQINRLLNRSRRIIMLTGAGISCNAGIPDFRSSSGLYDLVKKQFPELPLMSGQEMFDISLFRDELKISAFATFMERLYSSVQMARPTKTHKFIAHLKDRNKLLRCYTQNIDGLEEDLGLAMSKSDKDGIAIAGFNSRWKNYDVVQLHGDLKSLACTRCFHVFEWSRYWCRSFRRGELPTCPTCEEESFKRVQQGKRQSGVVGFLRPNVVLYGENHPGCEFIAQGLNLDVQRGRPDFFIVMGTSLRVDGVKRLVRQISRQVHERGGIVILINKTTIGDSSWNGVIDYQILCDCDDWVTYLEAQIPDFFNTQKQVDKLRQLKREASDLRKKALEEQKNYGLLASMKTPPATPVKVNSSQDIKAEENLENVKKRILTSTKSPAKKHKKC
- the SNM1 gene encoding Snm1p (ancestral locus Anc_5.613); translated protein: MNRVEAQKFRDKQISQKYNLIHLLPTLNVPELSGLYLKSFLTATKRYQLQLPSLIGESEAKFCGSCGCVRIPQRNSRLSVIEEVEANVPSRKLQYTCLHCKHAATFPLVELSKESVPDQEPTSEKFTATWPRREKVAGKVEKNSSKIRAKKRKMNSLSSLLSKKNEEREKRSSSSLSLESFMQRK
- the PEX29 gene encoding Pex29p (ancestral locus Anc_5.614) yields the protein MESVTSFFWHEGQKVSGSSVMPEKRGSGKEQSGKGNNVEAGIPGAVAGSGSSVQKLMTDTLIEKIMKMALPPTTEMGMESLETRIAAARERPNLSVQIMSRNFVLMNSRLSLPFTMVDEVNKIFGWSNPAYTISIILIYSYVVLKPIPTITSIPIFYLLFGVMVPQFLYIHKPNGSPFLDTNMRPAEGPPLRKAEVPKPVPELSQEFILNLTDLQNRLLLYVKTYDFLNAFLAKFAFFTDEKISSVAFVLLLLVGLVNALFMDFFARFMPIKATLLLLGWSFAILMHPHNRERFFSTVYSEETRLNLLALTNRYEKLVNEQLRYMEAREHRVVAVYEIQSFKQCKEWVPVGYSSDDFTLFSKLRLSQEKIEDHCAQSLDEVKPPVDWDWLDGTNWALDLDPTEWLEDGFVEYIDVDLGTKWVYDLNIDGTRGGYRRRMWTNLCVRKIEFESEAGIPEDSKTPTNTSAKPEAIARGSPRVTRGSMSGSIHSDDNLKAGRPSMKKSGSNLSVNSQLSTANSIPSLSKESSKAIDSLTNVLNCD
- the BUB3 gene encoding Bub3p (ancestral locus Anc_5.615); this translates as MVTARDRIVEIPESPSDFISDISLLGEQLAVSCWDGSLSIYDYDTKEQKVALNTRLQHQFPLLSCCYVAGGHGRQIYVGSVQGEVLEADFELERFIPVSKNVAELGVSSMCSFREQLLCGSWDGSLQVVNCAENSVDLHWKLSDRSKILAMDLNEDRLIVATTGNKVRWFPLPLQPSDGTEVESGLKYQARKIRLTPAGDGYVTSSLDGRVAVEYFDDESRKFAFRCHRMNLVDTNMVFPVNALSFRPGTEILYTGGSDGCVSCWNLHTRKKLEQLPKFNENSVVRMECNDKVLCVATSDDSFKTSATKDEKFNLQSSRIYLVFL
- the RKM4 gene encoding ribosomal lysine N-methyltransferase (ancestral locus Anc_5.616) — translated: MDGYGQATDAFGLWLKEVAQVRMSAKIAIADLRHANQGRCVIARQAIDRQEVLFEIPRSAIFNVSTSRLACRFPELKSRLLNEIGHWEGLVVCMLYEMKVVREGSVWWAYFQVLPRPDEINSLMYWSDEQLKGLKPSLIVQRVGVEEARQMYQRVVNYIKEFGPSVSDELGSVSWSDFVYVASVIMSHSFDVQVVDAKDQDTEGTTNIASDGYMKSMIPLADTLNADTRKCNANLIYDVKSLKMCATKRISAGEQLYNIYGDHPNAELLRRYGYVEWGGSKFDFGELPMETVLKVLQEEYRIDMAELTRIIDFIKASSLIADAFEGEEVVLGAYDCYSDGQIVPECVVFLQIICVLTQTPDVKSLDVEGMERMLLRIAKKCLQLVESGRITKSCAKLSECVIEARLREYPSHAFREISPDHYAISDIDSLRQRMAEKVLQSEVISLQNCVKSLEHNYKVIPDAKLLDSITKRKLPENDNKKVKRVKR
- the STI1 gene encoding Hsp90 cochaperone STI1 (ancestral locus Anc_5.617) — protein: MSSAEEFKQQGNAAFVAKDYAKAVELFGKAIEASEQANHVLYSNRSACYSSLKKFKEALEDAEECVKISPSWAKGYNRVGAAQFGLGKLEDAEKAYKKALELDSSNKAAKDGLEQVQKSQQSRQQMPDLGLGQMFNDPNLIEKLKNNPKTAELMKDPQLVAKLAQYRTNPQAISQDLFSDTRLMTIMAALMGIDLNMGAASDAQSAPEAPMNTAAEPAETTSSSEPESKKEEPEKKETEPEAMEVDENGSQLAAEEEKAEGNKLYKARKFDQAIEHYSKAWELHKDITYLNNRAAAEYEKGEYETAVETLTKAVEEGRELRADYKIIAKSFARIGNAYHKLGDLKKSIEFYQKSLTEHRNADVLNKLRNAEKELKKQEAEKYIDPEKAEEARLQGKEYFSNADWPNAVKAYTEMIKRAPEDARGYSNRAAALAKLMSFPEAITDCDRAIEKDPNFIRAYIRKASAQIAVKEFAAAIETLNAARSKDSEVNNGANAREIDQLFIKANSQRFQPGDANETPEQTYQRAMKDPEVAAIMQDPVMQSILQQAQQNPAALQEHMQNPEVFRKIQTLIAAGIIRTGPR